A portion of the Sphingobacterium spiritivorum genome contains these proteins:
- a CDS encoding TonB-dependent receptor: protein MFPRISALLIFLFVVKVCVAQNTYTISGFIRDSSTGETLIGAIVQGEDPKFIARTNNYGYYALSLPAGQHKLTFRYVGYTIIEEVVTINDNMKRNVELIPNQNELEEVVVSARKKNSNVESPQMGSFKFNTSEIRNIPVVFGEKDILKTFQLLPGVASGGEGSANFYVRGGGGDQNLILLDEATVYNSSHLLGFFSTFNSDAIKDVELYKGGIPAQYGGRISSVMDITMLDGNSKEFSMEGGIGLIASRLKVEAPIIKDKSSFMISGRRTYADMFLKLSNDEDAKKSKLYFYDLNAKANYKLNDKNTIYVSGYFGKDELGYSDKFSFDWGNATATVRWNNVINDKLFSNTSLIYSNFNYNVNVSSDNNDFKIASKINNWNFKEDFQYFTNPKNTFKFGVHLLYQKISPASLNATGGSEVNSIFIEPRKGLDASAYFSHEWKPTDRLSMIYGLRLSDFFVLGPGTFYNYDEEGEPIGSNTYGDNKVIKQYLNLEPRLSMSYKLNEKQSLKLSFNRITQNLHQLTNTTSSLPTDQYVLSSANIKPQYANQGAFGYFRNFKDNAYEFSVEAYYKQMGNQIDFRNGADLQANKYLEGELLYGEGRAYGLEWYLRKREGRFNGWISYTLSKSERQFDEINNGSWFNARQDRTHDVSVVGIYQLSKKWTLGATFVYNTGNAITFPSGKYEVDGRTMFYYTERNGYRMPAYHRLDLSATYSRKRPGKKYYSSWSFGVYNAYNRKNAYIIDFRENEDNSNITEAYRIALFGAIPSITWDFKF, encoded by the coding sequence ATGTTTCCAAGAATATCAGCCCTTCTCATTTTTTTATTTGTAGTAAAAGTGTGCGTGGCACAAAATACGTATACGATCAGTGGATTTATACGGGATAGCAGTACAGGAGAGACCTTGATTGGTGCCATTGTACAGGGTGAAGACCCAAAATTTATAGCACGAACCAACAATTACGGTTATTATGCGTTAAGCCTTCCTGCAGGACAGCATAAACTGACATTTCGTTATGTCGGATATACTATTATTGAAGAAGTTGTCACTATTAATGATAACATGAAGAGAAATGTCGAATTGATTCCTAATCAGAATGAACTGGAAGAAGTCGTCGTTTCTGCCCGTAAGAAAAACAGTAATGTAGAAAGCCCGCAGATGGGAAGTTTCAAATTTAATACTTCCGAAATCCGTAATATTCCTGTCGTTTTTGGTGAAAAGGATATCTTAAAAACATTTCAGTTGTTGCCGGGTGTTGCATCCGGAGGAGAAGGAAGTGCTAATTTCTACGTACGTGGCGGGGGCGGAGACCAGAATCTTATCCTACTGGACGAGGCGACGGTATATAACTCCTCTCACCTTTTGGGCTTTTTCTCTACATTCAATTCTGACGCTATAAAAGACGTAGAACTTTACAAAGGTGGAATTCCTGCTCAATATGGAGGACGTATTTCTTCTGTAATGGATATTACCATGTTAGACGGAAACAGCAAAGAATTCAGTATGGAAGGAGGGATAGGACTTATCGCTTCCCGGTTGAAAGTAGAAGCTCCGATTATAAAAGACAAAAGTTCATTTATGATCAGTGGAAGAAGAACGTATGCAGATATGTTCCTGAAACTATCAAACGATGAGGATGCTAAAAAAAGTAAACTTTATTTTTATGATCTGAATGCCAAAGCTAATTATAAACTGAATGATAAAAATACCATTTACGTTTCCGGATATTTTGGAAAAGACGAACTCGGTTATTCGGATAAATTCAGTTTTGATTGGGGTAATGCGACAGCCACCGTTCGCTGGAATAATGTAATTAATGATAAACTATTCAGTAATACATCCTTGATTTACAGTAATTTTAATTATAATGTTAATGTAAGCAGTGACAATAATGATTTTAAAATTGCCTCAAAGATCAATAACTGGAATTTTAAGGAGGATTTCCAATATTTTACCAATCCTAAGAATACATTCAAATTTGGTGTTCATTTGCTTTATCAAAAAATATCTCCCGCGAGTCTGAATGCTACAGGAGGTTCGGAAGTCAACTCTATCTTTATTGAGCCTCGTAAAGGGCTTGATGCATCTGCTTATTTTTCACATGAGTGGAAACCTACGGACAGACTTTCTATGATTTATGGTCTGCGGTTATCAGACTTTTTCGTGTTAGGTCCAGGTACCTTCTACAACTATGATGAAGAAGGAGAACCAATCGGAAGTAATACCTATGGAGATAACAAAGTCATCAAACAGTACCTTAATCTGGAGCCCAGATTATCGATGTCTTATAAGCTGAATGAAAAACAAAGCCTAAAACTATCATTTAACCGTATTACACAAAATCTGCATCAGCTGACGAATACGACATCAAGCCTGCCTACCGATCAATATGTGTTAAGCAGTGCAAATATCAAACCTCAGTATGCTAATCAGGGCGCATTCGGATATTTCCGAAATTTCAAGGATAACGCCTATGAGTTTTCCGTAGAAGCATATTATAAGCAAATGGGAAATCAGATCGATTTCAGAAATGGGGCAGATCTGCAGGCGAATAAATACCTGGAAGGAGAGTTGTTATATGGAGAGGGAAGAGCGTACGGACTGGAATGGTACCTGAGGAAAAGAGAAGGCCGCTTCAACGGATGGATCAGCTATACCTTGTCCAAAAGTGAGCGTCAGTTTGACGAGATTAATAACGGATCCTGGTTCAATGCCAGACAAGACCGTACACACGATGTATCCGTCGTAGGTATATATCAATTGAGTAAGAAATGGACATTAGGCGCTACATTTGTATATAACACGGGTAATGCCATTACATTCCCAAGTGGTAAATATGAAGTAGATGGCCGCACAATGTTTTACTACACAGAAAGAAACGGATACCGCATGCCGGCTTATCACAGGCTTGATCTTTCTGCTACCTATTCACGTAAACGCCCGGGTAAAAAGTATTATTCCAGCTGGTCATTCGGTGTTTATAATGCTTACAACCGTAAAAATGCTTACATCATAGACTTCAGAGAGAATGAAGATAATTCGAATATCACAGAAGCGTATCGGATTGCATTATTCGGAGCTATTCCATCTATTACCTGGGACTTTAAATTTTAA
- a CDS encoding alpha/beta hydrolase yields MTKILKHILWTTLLLTFCQLTYAAQVDTLDIQSVRMNKKIKTVVILPDNYQKSTSLPVLYLLHGWSGSYSNWVNKVPHIKQLVDRYNYIVVCPDGGYDSWYWDTEGQPNYQYETFVSGELVSEIDRKYPTCKDRSGRGITGLSMGGHGALSLAFKHQDVYGAAGSTSGGVDILPFANNWSIRERIGIQAQNPEEWRKRSVIEMTHLLTPGSLKLFIDCGYGDFFYPVNVRLHEKLQYLNIEHHFLTLPGKHDWKYWSQSIDYQMAFFNQFFHQEI; encoded by the coding sequence ATGACCAAAATCCTTAAACACATTTTGTGGACGACTTTACTTCTTACTTTTTGTCAGTTGACATATGCCGCTCAGGTAGATACATTAGACATTCAGAGTGTACGTATGAATAAGAAAATTAAAACGGTCGTAATCCTTCCTGATAATTATCAAAAAAGTACATCCCTTCCCGTATTGTATCTGTTGCACGGCTGGTCAGGTAGTTACAGTAACTGGGTAAACAAAGTTCCCCATATCAAACAACTGGTCGATCGTTACAATTATATTGTAGTGTGTCCGGATGGAGGATATGACAGCTGGTATTGGGATACCGAAGGTCAGCCAAACTATCAATATGAAACATTTGTATCCGGTGAACTGGTCAGTGAGATAGACCGTAAGTATCCGACCTGTAAAGACCGTTCCGGCAGAGGTATTACAGGATTAAGTATGGGTGGACATGGTGCTCTTTCTCTGGCATTTAAACATCAGGATGTTTATGGTGCTGCAGGCAGTACTTCAGGTGGAGTAGATATCCTGCCATTTGCAAATAACTGGAGTATAAGAGAGCGTATAGGTATTCAGGCACAAAATCCGGAAGAATGGAGAAAAAGATCAGTTATTGAAATGACGCATCTGCTTACTCCGGGAAGCCTGAAATTGTTTATCGACTGCGGTTACGGAGATTTTTTCTACCCTGTAAATGTCAGGTTGCATGAAAAGTTACAATACCTTAATATCGAACATCATTTCCTTACATTACCAGGAAAACACGATTGGAAGTACTGGTCGCAGTCTATTGATTACCAGATGGCCTTCTTTAATCAGTTCTTCCATCAGGAAATTTAA
- a CDS encoding FAD-binding and (Fe-S)-binding domain-containing protein has protein sequence MESIQSLDHLSDLLNGDLYYNDTAQHRTIRIAYATDASVYQELPLAVAIPKNVHDLHLLMSYATAMAITLIPRTAGTSLAGQVVGKGIVVDMSKHFTRILELNTEEKWVRVEPGVIRDDLNAYLKPFGLMFGPETSTASRAMVGGMIGNNSSGLHSIVWGDTRQNLLSAKVILDDQSEVTFESLDEGNYFKKLIQKDREGEIYRRINDILTDEKNLQAIDKGYPKRSLTRRNTGYALDMLSDKSQPFNMCKLLAGSEGTLAVVTEAKLNLMPLPPPELGLLCVHFEDMVECMHGNVVALSHHPEASELVDKYIMDFTVGHPTYQHNRFFIEGDPQALLIVEFRGDTAEEVAQKALSLKEELISKGLGYAYPYVTGPQTDLVWDVRKAGLGLIRNLPGDSQPVNLIEDCAVSPEDLPAYVTDIQKLLEEEAVHASYYAHAGAGELHIEPFVNLKTAEGKKTFRRILERTSDLILKYNGSLSGEHGDGRLRGEFIGKVLGEEVYALLEQVKQIFDPRGIFNANKIVNTPPMDTHLRYDNNDNRTEIKTYFDFSKDESILRLAEKCSGSGDCRKTEITGGTMCPSFMATRREKDTTRARANVLRQFLTNSTQTNRFDHEELKEVMDLCLSCKGCKTECPSSVDVAKMKAEFLQHYYDANGSSFRTKLIANFTKSQQLGVAVAPLYNLVVKSDLLSGIVKRVVGFAPQRSLPTVGGTTLSSWVKKQSYSSSSKRKVYLFSDEFTEYNDVEIGKTAYKLLVALGYEVIVPKHVESGRTYLSKGFVKDAKVLANRNVSLLKDIISEATPLLGVEPSGIITFRDEYPSLVDVELRPAAHELGKNALMIDEFLVREIEAGRIHKEQFTAASKKIKLHGHCYQKAFKLVKATETLLSFPQNYEVEVIPSGCCGMAGSFGYEKEHYEVSMQVGELVLLPEVRKTDASTLIAAAGTSCRHQIKDGTARKSYHPVEILYDALIK, from the coding sequence GTGGAAAGTATACAATCACTAGACCATTTGAGTGATCTTCTTAACGGAGACCTTTATTATAATGATACTGCACAGCACCGGACTATTCGTATAGCTTATGCTACAGATGCATCTGTTTATCAGGAGTTGCCGCTGGCTGTAGCGATTCCGAAGAATGTGCATGATCTGCACTTGCTTATGAGTTATGCTACTGCCATGGCCATCACACTTATTCCGAGAACTGCAGGTACTTCTTTGGCAGGACAAGTGGTGGGCAAAGGAATTGTCGTTGATATGTCTAAGCACTTTACACGCATCCTCGAATTGAATACCGAAGAGAAATGGGTGAGGGTGGAGCCGGGCGTGATCCGGGATGACCTGAATGCATACCTGAAACCATTCGGATTAATGTTCGGCCCGGAAACTTCCACGGCCAGCAGAGCGATGGTAGGGGGAATGATAGGAAACAATTCAAGCGGACTTCATTCTATAGTATGGGGAGATACACGACAAAACCTGTTGTCTGCAAAGGTGATTCTGGATGATCAGTCAGAAGTGACATTCGAATCGCTGGATGAAGGGAACTATTTTAAAAAGTTGATTCAAAAAGATCGGGAAGGGGAAATATACAGACGGATAAATGATATTCTTACAGATGAAAAGAACCTGCAGGCCATTGATAAAGGATATCCTAAAAGATCATTGACCAGGCGTAATACAGGTTATGCGCTTGATATGCTTTCGGATAAAAGCCAACCCTTTAATATGTGTAAGCTGCTGGCCGGATCTGAAGGTACACTGGCAGTCGTTACAGAAGCAAAGTTGAATCTTATGCCACTGCCTCCCCCTGAATTGGGATTGTTATGTGTACATTTTGAAGATATGGTGGAATGTATGCATGGTAACGTAGTCGCACTTTCACACCACCCTGAAGCATCCGAGCTGGTAGATAAGTATATCATGGATTTTACAGTCGGCCATCCGACCTATCAGCACAATCGCTTCTTTATCGAAGGAGATCCGCAGGCTTTATTAATTGTAGAGTTCAGGGGAGATACAGCCGAAGAAGTAGCACAAAAAGCTTTGTCGCTTAAAGAAGAACTGATTTCAAAAGGATTGGGATATGCTTATCCATATGTGACAGGACCACAGACAGATCTGGTTTGGGATGTTCGCAAAGCCGGACTGGGACTGATCCGTAACCTGCCTGGAGATAGTCAGCCTGTCAATCTGATCGAAGATTGTGCCGTATCACCGGAAGATTTGCCTGCATATGTGACGGATATTCAGAAGTTATTAGAGGAAGAAGCGGTCCACGCTTCCTACTATGCACATGCCGGAGCAGGAGAATTACACATAGAACCATTTGTCAATCTGAAGACTGCAGAAGGAAAGAAAACATTCAGAAGGATACTGGAACGTACCAGTGATCTGATACTTAAATATAACGGTTCGCTAAGTGGGGAACATGGTGACGGACGGCTGAGAGGAGAATTCATAGGTAAAGTTTTAGGTGAGGAAGTTTATGCTTTATTAGAGCAGGTCAAGCAGATATTTGACCCCAGAGGTATTTTCAATGCAAATAAAATTGTCAATACACCGCCTATGGATACGCATCTTCGCTATGATAATAATGATAACCGTACCGAGATCAAGACATACTTTGATTTTAGTAAAGACGAAAGCATACTGAGACTGGCTGAGAAATGTTCGGGTTCCGGAGACTGTCGTAAAACAGAGATTACCGGAGGTACCATGTGTCCTTCTTTTATGGCGACACGAAGAGAAAAGGATACGACACGTGCACGTGCAAATGTATTGCGGCAATTTCTTACGAATTCTACGCAAACCAACCGGTTTGACCACGAAGAGCTCAAGGAAGTTATGGATCTTTGTCTGAGCTGTAAAGGATGTAAGACAGAATGCCCTTCTAGCGTAGATGTTGCAAAAATGAAAGCAGAGTTTCTGCAGCATTATTATGATGCAAACGGTTCCTCTTTCCGTACAAAGCTGATTGCGAATTTCACCAAATCCCAGCAACTGGGGGTAGCGGTGGCACCATTGTATAATCTGGTAGTCAAAAGTGATTTACTTTCAGGGATAGTAAAGCGTGTTGTCGGTTTTGCACCTCAACGATCACTTCCTACAGTAGGAGGTACGACATTGAGTTCCTGGGTGAAAAAGCAATCTTACAGCAGCAGTTCTAAAAGAAAAGTATATCTTTTCAGTGACGAGTTTACAGAATACAATGATGTGGAAATAGGGAAAACAGCCTACAAACTGCTGGTTGCATTAGGTTATGAAGTAATCGTTCCCAAGCATGTAGAGAGCGGCCGTACCTATCTGTCTAAAGGATTTGTAAAAGATGCAAAAGTACTGGCAAACCGGAATGTCTCCCTGCTCAAAGATATTATCTCTGAAGCTACCCCTTTGCTAGGTGTAGAACCATCCGGTATAATCACCTTTAGGGATGAGTATCCTTCCCTGGTGGATGTTGAACTAAGACCTGCAGCTCATGAATTGGGAAAAAATGCCCTTATGATTGATGAATTTCTGGTTCGGGAGATTGAGGCAGGACGTATTCATAAAGAACAGTTTACAGCAGCGTCCAAAAAGATAAAATTGCATGGACATTGTTATCAGAAAGCATTTAAGCTTGTAAAAGCTACTGAAACCTTGCTTTCTTTCCCGCAAAACTATGAGGTAGAAGTGATCCCATCCGGATGCTGTGGAATGGCTGGTTCATTTGGTTACGAAAAGGAGCATTACGAAGTTTCTATGCAGGTCGGGGAATTGGTATTGCTGCCGGAAGTGCGTAAAACAGATGCATCTACTCTCATTGCAGCAGCAGGTACTTCATGCAGGCATCAGATCAAAGATGGTACAGCAAGAAAATCCTATCATCCGGTAGAGATCTTATACGATGCATTAATCAAATAA
- a CDS encoding DUF2490 domain-containing protein, producing MKTIFTAVSVLLLMFSATPSAAQSASSEDLGAWYILMGDEKIAKRWVLSYDFQYRNQNIMGDLDQLLLRSGVGYDLSENNNNLLLGYAYVLQDIDGLLPEQISEHRIYQQFLTKQKFGRVALSHRYRFEQRFLRNRTDLRMRYFLSVNVPLSSPEMKPQTLYFSAYNEVFINMKKDAFDQNRLYGALGYVVSPKIRLEAGLLNQHFGERKRNLLQIRMLTSNIFAN from the coding sequence ATGAAAACTATATTTACTGCAGTTTCAGTTTTACTCCTCATGTTTAGTGCGACACCATCAGCTGCACAATCTGCGTCTTCGGAAGATCTGGGAGCATGGTATATCCTTATGGGTGATGAAAAGATAGCTAAACGATGGGTATTGAGTTATGACTTTCAGTACCGGAATCAAAATATAATGGGCGATCTCGATCAGTTGCTTTTAAGATCAGGGGTAGGATACGATCTCTCGGAAAACAACAATAATCTTTTACTCGGATACGCTTATGTGCTGCAGGATATAGACGGCCTGCTTCCGGAACAGATTTCTGAACACCGGATTTATCAGCAATTTCTCACTAAACAAAAGTTTGGAAGAGTAGCGCTTAGTCACCGATACCGTTTTGAACAGCGCTTTTTACGAAACCGTACCGATTTGCGGATGCGCTATTTTCTAAGCGTCAATGTCCCGCTTTCTTCACCGGAAATGAAACCCCAAACGTTGTATTTCAGTGCCTATAATGAAGTATTTATCAACATGAAAAAAGATGCTTTTGATCAAAACAGGCTCTATGGCGCTCTTGGTTATGTTGTAAGTCCGAAAATAAGACTGGAAGCAGGTCTGCTCAATCAGCATTTTGGAGAAAGGAAACGTAATCTATTACAGATAAGGATGCTTACTTCCAATATTTTCGCAAATTAA
- a CDS encoding polysaccharide deacetylase family protein — protein sequence MYLVKAPFFLKWYYPNNILWNKSREEKKLYLTFDDGPIPEITPFILDTLKAFDVRGTFFCVGENIVKYPEIYDRILAEGHRVGNHTYNHLKGWNTPDKEYLENISKCQQLMDTDLFRPPYGRPKRSQLRQLKQYQVVMWDVLSGDFDLELTPENCLKNVLKYTKNGSVIVFHDNIKAIPRVTYALPKTLEHFTALGYTFHTL from the coding sequence ATGTATTTAGTTAAAGCACCATTTTTTCTGAAGTGGTATTATCCGAACAATATTTTATGGAACAAATCCAGAGAAGAGAAAAAACTGTATTTAACATTTGACGATGGCCCTATCCCGGAGATAACACCTTTCATTCTGGATACCTTAAAGGCTTTTGATGTCAGAGGCACCTTCTTTTGCGTGGGAGAAAATATTGTAAAATATCCTGAAATCTATGATCGTATCCTTGCAGAAGGACATCGCGTAGGCAATCACACCTACAACCATCTGAAGGGATGGAATACGCCGGACAAGGAATATCTCGAAAACATCAGTAAGTGTCAGCAACTGATGGATACAGATCTTTTCAGACCTCCGTACGGACGTCCCAAAAGAAGTCAGCTTCGGCAGTTAAAACAATACCAGGTTGTCATGTGGGATGTTCTTTCCGGTGATTTTGATCTGGAACTGACACCTGAAAATTGCCTTAAAAACGTTTTAAAGTATACAAAAAATGGCTCTGTCATTGTCTTTCACGACAATATCAAAGCCATTCCAAGAGTTACTTATGCCCTGCCTAAAACGTTGGAACATTTTACTGCGCTAGGGTATACGTTTCATACTTTATAA
- a CDS encoding TolC family protein, translating to MAKKLTNYLLLGACLSLATFCQAQSNITVQEAIKLTLERNLQIKEAEYRRQLTEQDVSQAKGNLYPNLSLSGSQSNNYGFGFDQVSGNVVRGQWNHNANAQISSSYAVFQGFQLVNQVKANKLQLLSDATAVEKAKNDLILSVLTNYLQAITNNELYEASKQQLKLSKEQLRTDSIQFEVGNKTLADLSQAKNQVATDELNMLNSNNAYELSMLELKQLMEMPGDTIISLVKPDISALISEATSYDARNVFSRALDTQPDIKQAQINTQVAEKNIEIAQGGYYPTVSISTGYGTNYSSNAKKVDPNTLDPMNPQFIRMPFGEQLDQNKSFSAGLSLNVPIFNNRRTKTAVAKAKIGRLQAQNQEDLVKRNLNKTINQAVLDLKAARQQFVSSETAFVTAKEAYEVIKERYDVGMANAMELSTAQTKMNKAEFDMIQAKYTSVFKEKVIDYYIGNPIKF from the coding sequence ATGGCCAAAAAATTGACCAACTACCTACTTTTGGGGGCATGCTTATCATTGGCAACATTTTGCCAGGCGCAGAGCAATATTACTGTTCAAGAGGCTATTAAGCTGACTTTGGAGCGTAATCTGCAAATAAAGGAGGCAGAATACAGAAGGCAGCTGACAGAACAGGATGTGTCGCAGGCAAAGGGCAACCTTTACCCGAATCTTAGTCTGAGTGGTAGTCAGAGTAATAATTATGGTTTTGGATTTGACCAGGTCAGCGGTAATGTTGTTCGGGGGCAATGGAATCATAATGCGAATGCTCAGATATCTTCATCTTATGCTGTATTTCAGGGATTTCAACTTGTAAATCAGGTGAAAGCTAATAAACTTCAATTGCTATCTGATGCAACGGCTGTAGAAAAAGCAAAGAATGATCTTATTCTGTCTGTACTCACCAATTACCTGCAGGCGATTACAAACAATGAACTGTATGAAGCCAGTAAACAACAGCTGAAACTTTCTAAAGAACAGCTACGTACGGATTCTATCCAGTTTGAAGTTGGCAATAAGACACTGGCGGATCTTTCTCAGGCCAAAAATCAGGTAGCTACAGACGAATTAAATATGCTTAACTCGAATAATGCATACGAATTATCTATGCTGGAGCTGAAGCAGCTTATGGAAATGCCTGGTGATACCATTATCTCACTTGTTAAACCTGATATATCAGCTTTAATATCTGAAGCCACATCTTATGACGCCCGGAATGTATTTTCCCGTGCTCTGGATACGCAGCCGGATATTAAACAGGCACAGATTAATACTCAGGTAGCTGAAAAGAATATAGAGATTGCACAAGGTGGGTATTATCCTACCGTGTCGATCTCGACAGGCTATGGAACAAACTATTCTTCCAATGCTAAAAAAGTCGATCCTAATACATTGGATCCTATGAATCCGCAATTTATACGGATGCCTTTCGGAGAACAATTGGATCAGAATAAATCATTCTCAGCAGGCTTGTCGCTGAATGTTCCGATCTTTAATAACAGAAGAACAAAGACAGCTGTAGCTAAAGCTAAGATTGGCAGATTACAGGCACAAAATCAGGAAGATCTGGTGAAGCGGAATCTGAATAAAACAATTAATCAGGCTGTATTGGATCTGAAAGCTGCACGTCAGCAATTTGTATCTTCAGAAACTGCTTTTGTAACAGCAAAAGAAGCATATGAAGTCATTAAAGAACGCTATGATGTAGGAATGGCG
- a CDS encoding FUSC family protein, producing MKEKLLRYSLGSDLIIYALRCLIGFGIGYYIYWKFPEKELYWMLISVVLVISPEEKDAKKLAIERFKSNFIGSVIGLFCYFIPVHQVFMMLTGILLSIIVCRLFNILNVARTSMVALIIVLVHEQQQHSYFSAFERFLSVGMGCFIGLMVTLVTSYFINKLRRKLNLVRETDINTD from the coding sequence ATGAAAGAAAAACTACTACGTTACAGCTTAGGTTCAGATCTTATCATATATGCTCTCCGCTGTTTGATAGGATTTGGAATAGGATACTATATCTACTGGAAATTCCCTGAAAAAGAACTTTACTGGATGTTGATTTCTGTTGTACTGGTTATTTCTCCTGAGGAGAAGGATGCCAAAAAGCTGGCTATTGAGCGGTTTAAATCTAATTTTATCGGATCCGTTATCGGTTTATTTTGTTATTTCATTCCTGTACATCAGGTTTTCATGATGCTGACAGGTATTCTTCTGTCTATTATTGTCTGCAGGCTCTTCAATATTCTTAATGTGGCCAGAACCTCTATGGTAGCACTGATCATCGTACTTGTACATGAACAGCAACAACATAGTTACTTCAGCGCCTTTGAACGGTTTTTATCCGTAGGAATGGGCTGTTTTATTGGTTTAATGGTCACTTTAGTGACTTCTTACTTTATTAACAAGCTTCGGCGTAAACTTAATCTTGTCCGGGAAACAGACATAAATACCGATTGA
- a CDS encoding DUF4249 domain-containing protein, protein MQRIYYIVLLFSVLLVSCEDKIDINLNDASPKIVIVGDLSNLSDQHQIRVSKTIAFNEPTNSIPVNNATVQVTEVGGRTYTFQLSDENGIYIVRNLQLRVGRSYKLSVTVDGEVYESVSSVPPYVEVEKFGLKQEEIFGDTYKYVVFTFTDPVGVENYYRYLISVNKKKMEFAAVLSDKFNDGLSVSHDIANEDNDLVTGDEVVIRRQCIDKGVYKYWNEFQLTNPGSASPANPTSNITNGALGYFSTSSAKEYSTIIE, encoded by the coding sequence ATGCAAAGAATATATTATATCGTATTGTTGTTTAGTGTTTTGCTGGTTTCCTGTGAAGATAAGATTGATATAAATCTTAATGATGCCAGTCCTAAGATTGTAATTGTCGGGGATCTAAGTAATCTTTCCGATCAGCACCAGATAAGAGTGAGTAAGACAATAGCCTTTAATGAGCCGACAAACAGTATTCCGGTGAATAATGCTACTGTGCAGGTGACAGAAGTGGGAGGAAGAACCTATACTTTTCAGTTAAGCGACGAAAATGGGATTTACATAGTCCGAAATCTGCAACTGAGAGTTGGACGATCGTACAAACTTAGCGTAACAGTTGATGGAGAGGTATATGAAAGTGTATCATCAGTGCCACCCTATGTAGAGGTTGAAAAATTCGGACTTAAGCAGGAAGAGATTTTCGGAGATACATATAAATATGTGGTCTTTACATTCACCGATCCTGTGGGAGTAGAAAACTATTACCGCTACCTGATCTCGGTGAATAAGAAAAAAATGGAATTCGCAGCCGTATTAAGTGATAAATTCAATGATGGATTATCCGTTTCTCATGATATTGCCAATGAAGACAATGATCTTGTTACAGGTGATGAGGTCGTCATTCGCAGACAATGTATAGACAAAGGTGTGTACAAATACTGGAATGAATTTCAACTCACCAACCCGGGATCAGCATCACCTGCCAATCCTACATCAAATATTACAAATGGTGCACTTGGATACTTTAGTACCAGCAGTGCTAAAGAATATTCAACCATTATTGAATAA